Proteins encoded together in one Streptomyces umbrinus window:
- the glmS gene encoding glutamine--fructose-6-phosphate transaminase (isomerizing), producing MCGIVGYVGSQSALDVVVAGLKRLEYRGYDSAGVAVLADGGMAAAKKAGKLANLEKELVERPLPTGSTGIGHTRWATHGGPTDANAHPHLDNAGRVAVVHNGIIENFAALRAELAERGHELTSETDTEVVAHLLAEEFSACADLAEAMRLVCRRLEGAFTLVAAHADEPDAVVGARRNSPLVVGVGEGEAFLASDVAAFIAHTRSAIELGQDQVVELRRDGVSVTGFDGRPAEVRSFHVDWDVSAAEKGGYDYFMLKEIAEQPKAVADTLLGRIDASGSLSLDEVRISPSELREVDKVVVVACGTAFHAGLIAKYAIEHWTRIPCEVELASEFRYRDPILDARTLVIAISQSGETMDTLMALRHAREQGARVLAVCNTNGSTIPRESDAVLYTHAGPEVAVASTKAFLTQLVACYLVALYLGQVRGTKWGDEIQAVVRDLSRISCEVERVLETMEPVRELARSLASKNTVLFLGRHVGYPVALEGALKLKELAYMHAEGFAAGELKHGPIALIEEDLPVVVVVPSPRGRSVLHDKIVSNIQEIRARGARTIVIAEEGDEAVVPYADHLIRIPATPTLLQPLVATVPLQVFACELATARGNEVDQPRNLAKSVTVE from the coding sequence ATGTGCGGAATCGTGGGATACGTGGGGTCGCAGTCGGCGCTCGATGTGGTGGTGGCCGGACTGAAGCGGCTGGAGTACCGGGGTTACGACTCGGCGGGCGTCGCGGTGCTCGCGGACGGTGGGATGGCCGCCGCGAAGAAGGCCGGGAAGCTCGCCAATCTGGAGAAGGAGCTGGTCGAGCGGCCGCTGCCGACCGGGTCCACGGGCATCGGGCACACGCGGTGGGCCACCCATGGCGGGCCGACCGACGCGAACGCGCACCCGCATCTCGACAACGCGGGGCGGGTAGCCGTTGTCCACAACGGCATCATCGAGAACTTCGCCGCGCTGCGTGCCGAGTTGGCGGAGCGGGGGCACGAGCTGACCTCCGAGACCGACACCGAGGTCGTCGCGCACCTGCTCGCCGAGGAGTTCTCCGCCTGCGCCGACCTCGCCGAGGCCATGCGGCTGGTGTGCCGGCGGCTGGAGGGGGCGTTCACGCTCGTCGCGGCCCACGCCGACGAACCGGACGCCGTCGTCGGGGCGCGGCGCAACTCGCCGCTCGTGGTCGGGGTCGGGGAGGGCGAGGCCTTTCTCGCCTCCGATGTCGCCGCGTTCATCGCGCACACCCGGTCCGCCATCGAGCTCGGGCAGGACCAGGTGGTCGAGCTGCGGCGGGACGGGGTGAGCGTCACCGGGTTCGACGGGCGGCCCGCCGAGGTGCGGTCGTTCCACGTCGACTGGGACGTCTCCGCCGCCGAGAAGGGCGGCTACGACTACTTCATGCTCAAGGAGATCGCCGAGCAGCCGAAGGCCGTCGCCGACACGCTGCTCGGGCGCATCGACGCGAGCGGGTCGCTTTCCCTCGACGAGGTACGGATCTCTCCGAGTGAGCTGAGGGAGGTCGACAAGGTCGTGGTGGTGGCGTGCGGGACCGCCTTCCACGCCGGGCTGATCGCCAAGTACGCCATCGAGCACTGGACGCGGATCCCGTGCGAGGTGGAACTCGCGAGCGAGTTCCGGTACCGGGATCCGATCCTGGACGCGCGGACGCTGGTGATCGCCATCTCGCAGTCCGGCGAGACCATGGACACGCTCATGGCCCTGCGGCACGCGCGGGAGCAGGGGGCCAGGGTGCTGGCCGTCTGCAACACGAACGGGTCGACGATTCCGCGGGAGTCGGACGCCGTTCTCTACACGCACGCGGGGCCGGAGGTCGCGGTCGCCTCCACCAAGGCGTTCCTCACGCAGCTCGTGGCCTGCTATCTCGTCGCCCTGTATCTGGGGCAGGTACGCGGGACCAAGTGGGGCGACGAGATCCAGGCCGTCGTACGCGACCTGTCGCGGATCTCGTGCGAGGTCGAGCGGGTGCTGGAGACCATGGAGCCGGTGCGGGAGCTGGCCCGGTCGCTCGCCTCGAAGAACACCGTGCTGTTCCTGGGGCGGCATGTGGGGTATCCGGTGGCTCTCGAGGGTGCGCTCAAGCTCAAGGAGCTCGCCTACATGCACGCCGAGGGCTTTGCGGCGGGGGAGTTGAAGCACGGGCCGATCGCTCTGATCGAGGAGGATCTGCCGGTGGTGGTGGTCGTGCCGTCGCCTCGCGGGCGGTCCGTGCTGCACGACAAGATCGTGTCGAACATCCAGGAGATCCGGGCTCGGGGGGCGCGGACGATCGTGATCGCGGAGGAGGGGGACGAGGCGGTCGTTCCTTACGCGGATCACCTGATTCGCATCCCTGCGACGCCGACGCTGCTTCAGCCGTTGGTGGCGACTGTGCCGTTGCAGGTGTTCGCGTGTGAGCTGGCGACCGCCCGGGGCAACGAGGTGGATCAGCCGCGGAATCTGGCGAAGTCGGTGACGGTGGAGTAG
- the glmM gene encoding phosphoglucosamine mutase has protein sequence MGRLFGTDGVRGVANVDLTAELTLGLSVAAAHVLAEAGTFEGHRPTAVVGRDPRASGEFLEAAVVAGLASAGVDVLRVGVLPTPAVAYLTGALGADLGVMLSASHNAMPDNGIKFFARGGHKLADELEDRIEAVYEEHRTGAPWDRPTGSGVGRVRSYEEGFDQYVAHLLTAVPNRLDGLKVVLDEAHGAAARVSPEAFTRAGAEIVTIGADPDGLNINDGCGSTHLGLLKAAVIEHGAALGIAHDGDADRCLAVDHTGAEVDGDQILAVLALAMRERSELRSDTVVATVMSNLGFKLAMEREGLSLVQTGVGDRYVLEEMKEHGYALGGEQSGHVIILDHATTGDGTLTGLLLAARVAQTGRTLRELASVMERLPQVLINVPDVDRSRVGTSAELASAVAEAERELGATGRVLLRPSGTEPLVRVMVEAADIDQARSVAGRLADAVKSALG, from the coding sequence GTGGGACGACTCTTCGGGACGGACGGCGTACGCGGTGTCGCCAACGTGGATCTGACGGCCGAGCTCACGCTCGGCCTCTCCGTGGCGGCGGCGCACGTACTGGCCGAAGCGGGAACCTTCGAAGGCCACCGGCCGACGGCGGTGGTCGGCCGGGACCCGCGCGCGTCCGGGGAGTTCCTGGAGGCCGCCGTGGTCGCGGGCCTCGCCAGCGCGGGCGTGGACGTGCTGCGCGTCGGCGTCCTGCCGACCCCCGCGGTGGCGTATCTCACCGGTGCGCTCGGCGCGGACCTCGGTGTGATGCTCTCCGCCAGCCACAACGCGATGCCGGACAACGGCATCAAGTTCTTCGCCCGCGGCGGACACAAGCTCGCCGACGAGCTGGAGGACCGGATCGAGGCCGTCTACGAGGAGCACCGCACCGGCGCTCCCTGGGACCGGCCCACCGGCTCGGGCGTCGGCCGCGTCCGCTCGTACGAGGAGGGCTTCGACCAGTACGTCGCTCATCTCCTCACGGCCGTTCCGAACCGTCTGGACGGTCTGAAGGTCGTCCTGGACGAGGCGCACGGCGCGGCCGCCCGGGTCTCGCCCGAGGCCTTCACCCGCGCCGGCGCCGAGATCGTCACGATCGGCGCCGACCCGGACGGGCTCAACATCAACGACGGGTGCGGTTCCACCCACCTCGGCCTGCTCAAGGCCGCCGTCATCGAGCACGGGGCCGCTCTCGGCATCGCGCACGACGGTGACGCCGACCGGTGCCTCGCCGTGGACCACACGGGCGCCGAGGTCGACGGCGACCAGATCCTCGCCGTGCTCGCGCTCGCGATGCGGGAGCGTTCCGAGCTGCGGTCCGACACCGTGGTCGCGACGGTCATGTCGAACCTCGGGTTCAAGCTGGCCATGGAGCGTGAGGGGCTGTCCCTCGTGCAGACCGGGGTCGGGGACCGGTATGTGCTCGAAGAGATGAAGGAGCACGGGTACGCGCTCGGCGGCGAGCAGTCCGGGCACGTGATCATTCTTGACCACGCGACCACGGGTGACGGGACGTTGACCGGGCTGTTGCTCGCGGCGCGGGTCGCTCAGACCGGTCGTACGCTTCGGGAACTCGCGTCCGTGATGGAGCGGTTGCCGCAGGTTCTCATCAACGTGCCCGATGTCGACCGGTCTCGGGTGGGGACGTCTGCGGAGTTGGCTTCGGCCGTTGCCGAGGCCGAGCGGGAACTCGGGGCCACCGGGCGGGTGTTGTTGCGGCCTTCCGGGACCGAGCCGTTGGTTCGGGTGATGGTCGAGGCGGCGGATATCGACCAGGCTCGGTCTGTGGCTGGGCGGTTGGCTGATGCGGTGAAGTCTGCGCTTGGGTGA
- the coaA gene encoding type I pantothenate kinase — MISPVSSLPRSAHRPRPEATPYLDLTRSEWSALREKTPLPLTAEEVEKLRGLGDVIDLDEVRDIYLPLSRLLNLYVGATDGLRGALNTFLGEKGSQSGTPFVIGVAGSVAVGKSTVARLLQALLSRWPEHPRVELVTTDGFLLPTKELQARGLMSRKGFPESYDRRALTRFVADIKAGKDEVTAPVYSHLIYDIVPGRRLTVRRPDILIVEGLNVLQPALPGKDGRTRVGLADYFDFSVYVDARAEDIESWYLNRFRRLRETAFQNPSSYFRKYTQVSEEEALDYARTTWRTINKVNLLENVAPTRGRATLVVRKGPDHKVQKLSLRKL, encoded by the coding sequence GTGATCTCACCGGTCTCCTCGTTGCCGCGGAGCGCCCACCGGCCCAGGCCGGAGGCGACTCCCTACCTCGACCTCACCCGCTCGGAATGGAGCGCACTGCGTGAGAAGACGCCGCTTCCGCTGACCGCCGAGGAGGTGGAGAAGCTGCGCGGCCTGGGCGATGTCATCGACCTCGACGAGGTGCGGGACATCTATCTGCCGCTCTCCCGGCTCCTCAACCTCTACGTGGGCGCGACCGACGGCCTGCGCGGCGCCCTGAACACGTTCCTCGGCGAGAAGGGCTCCCAGTCCGGTACGCCGTTCGTGATAGGCGTCGCGGGCTCGGTCGCCGTCGGCAAGTCCACCGTCGCGCGCCTCCTGCAGGCCCTGCTGTCCCGCTGGCCCGAGCACCCGCGCGTGGAACTGGTCACCACGGACGGCTTCCTGCTGCCCACCAAGGAGCTCCAGGCCCGCGGCCTGATGTCGAGGAAGGGCTTCCCGGAGTCGTACGACCGCCGGGCGCTGACCCGTTTCGTCGCGGACATCAAAGCGGGCAAGGACGAGGTGACGGCCCCCGTCTACTCGCACCTCATCTACGACATCGTCCCCGGCAGACGGCTCACCGTCCGCCGCCCGGACATCCTGATCGTCGAGGGCCTGAACGTCCTGCAGCCCGCCCTGCCCGGCAAGGACGGCCGCACCCGCGTCGGCCTCGCCGACTACTTCGACTTCAGCGTGTACGTGGACGCCCGCGCCGAGGACATCGAGAGCTGGTACCTGAACCGTTTCCGCAGGCTGCGCGAGACGGCGTTCCAGAACCCGTCCTCGTACTTCCGCAAGTACACGCAGGTCTCCGAGGAGGAGGCCCTCGACTACGCACGGACGACCTGGCGGACCATCAACAAGGTCAACCTCCTGGAGAACGTGGCCCCGACCCGCGGCCGCGCCACCCTCGTCGTCCGCAAGGGCCCGGACCACAAGGTGCAGAAACTGAGCCTGCGCAAGCTCTAG
- a CDS encoding DUF397 domain-containing protein gives MDNWRKSSYSGPDDGNECVEIANSPALIAVRDSKTPARATLTFPTGAFTLFIEALKDAPYSTVTDFARFRG, from the coding sequence ATGGACAACTGGCGGAAGTCGTCCTACTCCGGCCCCGACGATGGCAACGAGTGCGTGGAGATCGCGAACTCCCCCGCCCTCATAGCCGTTCGCGACTCCAAGACTCCGGCCAGGGCAACCCTCACCTTCCCGACCGGAGCCTTCACCCTCTTCATCGAAGCCCTGAAAGACGCTCCCTACTCCACCGTCACCGACTTCGCCAGATTCCGCGGCTGA
- a CDS encoding ATP-binding protein, whose amino-acid sequence MPESGSEPWEYSLYIPNDPRAVTICRRTLRLILTMHGLIRLVDVAELLATELVANAVCHTKGPAALRVRWSAGVLRIGAWDADPEPPEPPGKLEQLGEAEEGRGLALVRACSDLWGWQPLSRFGNRGKYVWCELAAVA is encoded by the coding sequence ATGCCTGAAAGCGGATCCGAACCCTGGGAGTACTCCCTCTACATCCCGAACGACCCCCGAGCCGTCACCATCTGCCGCCGTACGCTCCGTCTGATCCTCACCATGCACGGCCTGATCCGCCTCGTCGATGTCGCCGAACTCCTCGCGACGGAGCTGGTCGCCAACGCGGTATGCCACACGAAGGGACCCGCTGCCCTGCGGGTGCGCTGGTCGGCGGGTGTGCTGCGGATCGGGGCGTGGGACGCCGATCCGGAGCCGCCCGAACCGCCGGGGAAACTGGAGCAGCTCGGTGAGGCGGAGGAGGGGCGGGGGCTCGCGCTGGTCCGGGCGTGCTCGGACCTGTGGGGCTGGCAGCCGCTGTCCAGATTCGGCAATCGCGGCAAGTACGTGTGGTGCGAGCTGGCAGCCGTCGCCTGA
- the rpsI gene encoding 30S ribosomal protein S9, translating into MAETTVEQPVEETETELVENENVESYTTESEVPVEGEYTSESLAGRFGDPQPAAGLGRRKNAIARVRIVPGSGKWKINGRTLEDYFPNKVHQQEVNEPFKVLELDDRYDVVARISGGGVSGQAGALRLGVARALNEADVDNNRGALKKAGFLKRDDRAVERKKAGLKKARKAPQYSKR; encoded by the coding sequence GTGGCCGAGACCACTGTCGAGCAGCCGGTAGAAGAGACTGAGACCGAGCTCGTCGAGAACGAGAACGTCGAGAGCTACACCACGGAGTCCGAGGTGCCCGTCGAGGGCGAGTACACCTCGGAGTCCCTCGCCGGCCGCTTCGGCGACCCGCAGCCGGCCGCCGGCCTGGGCCGTCGCAAGAACGCCATCGCCCGCGTCCGGATCGTCCCGGGCTCCGGCAAGTGGAAGATCAACGGTCGCACCCTTGAGGACTACTTCCCCAACAAGGTGCACCAGCAGGAAGTCAACGAGCCCTTCAAGGTGCTCGAGCTCGACGACCGCTACGACGTAGTCGCCCGTATCTCGGGTGGCGGCGTCTCCGGTCAGGCCGGTGCCCTGCGCCTCGGCGTGGCCCGCGCGCTGAACGAGGCGGACGTGGACAACAACCGCGGCGCCCTGAAGAAGGCCGGATTCCTCAAGCGTGACGACCGTGCGGTCGAGCGCAAGAAGGCCGGTCTCAAGAAGGCCCGTAAGGCCCCGCAGTACAGCAAGCGCTAA
- a CDS encoding DUF389 domain-containing protein: protein MLHLRLITPADRTDAVVRLIENTVGTTHLCVVPGAARNPAGDVVMVDVAREAGDELIGGLRELEIDTHGSIAVENIDLSLSDRADKAADDAPGEGADAVLWEHLADATHEESTLSFTYVAFITLATMIAACGVVLDNAILIVGAMAVGPEFGPLAGFSTALVQRHPRLALRSLIALLVGFAVAMAVTVGFSFFMDGLGLFSEAQLEGDRPNTAFVYAPDAFSFVVAVLAGIAGTLSLTSAKSGLLVGVAISVTTVPAAANAAVALSYGDTAQTIGSTNQLLLNLLGIVLAGTLTLLAQKWLWSRHR from the coding sequence ATGCTGCATCTCCGCCTGATCACCCCGGCCGACAGGACCGACGCCGTGGTCCGCCTGATCGAGAACACGGTCGGCACCACGCACCTGTGTGTCGTTCCGGGTGCCGCCCGCAACCCCGCGGGCGACGTCGTGATGGTCGACGTGGCGCGCGAGGCCGGCGACGAACTGATCGGCGGGCTGCGCGAGTTGGAGATCGACACGCACGGCTCGATCGCCGTCGAGAACATCGACCTGTCGCTGTCGGACCGCGCCGACAAGGCGGCGGACGACGCGCCCGGCGAGGGCGCGGACGCGGTCCTGTGGGAGCACCTGGCGGACGCGACGCACGAGGAGTCGACGCTCTCGTTCACGTACGTCGCCTTCATCACGCTCGCCACGATGATCGCGGCCTGCGGTGTGGTCCTCGACAACGCGATCCTGATCGTGGGCGCGATGGCGGTCGGTCCGGAGTTCGGCCCGCTGGCCGGCTTCAGCACGGCCCTGGTCCAGCGTCACCCGCGCCTGGCCCTGCGCTCCCTGATCGCGCTGCTGGTGGGCTTCGCGGTGGCGATGGCCGTGACGGTCGGCTTCAGCTTCTTCATGGATGGCCTCGGCCTGTTCAGCGAGGCTCAGTTGGAGGGCGACCGCCCCAACACGGCCTTCGTCTACGCCCCCGACGCGTTCTCGTTCGTCGTGGCGGTCCTCGCGGGCATCGCCGGCACCCTCTCCCTGACCTCGGCCAAGTCGGGCCTCCTGGTCGGCGTGGCCATCTCCGTCACCACGGTCCCGGCCGCCGCCAACGCGGCAGTGGCCCTCAGCTACGGAGACACCGCCCAGACCATCGGCTCCACAAACCAGCTCCTCCTGAACCTCCTGGGCATCGTCCTGGCAGGAACACTGACCCTCCTGGCCCAGAAATGGCTCTGGTCAAGACACCGCTGA
- a CDS encoding helix-turn-helix domain-containing protein produces the protein MALRREPTARQMRLAVELRRLREAAGLNARQAAALLGVGPAQITHIESALAGVSEKRLRRLASHYACTDGEFIDALVAMATDRTRGWWEEYRGLLPTSFLDLSELNHHASFRRDVAILYVPGLLQTEDYARGVFSGRVPELTDDELELRVRHRMACQEITVPYELVIHESALRIRVSNRAASRAQLARLLELSEAGNITVRVIPFDLDDFARAASTMTYVGGPAAKLDTVVRDVPHGSAFIDSEAQLSAFRTRFRKVEAASLDPERSRDFINRLAKEL, from the coding sequence ATGGCCCTGAGGCGCGAGCCAACAGCACGTCAGATGCGCCTGGCGGTCGAGTTGCGCAGACTTCGAGAGGCGGCGGGCCTCAACGCCCGCCAAGCGGCGGCGCTGCTCGGAGTGGGCCCCGCCCAGATCACCCACATCGAGTCTGCCCTCGCAGGAGTGAGCGAGAAGCGTCTCCGCCGCCTCGCGTCCCACTACGCCTGCACGGACGGGGAGTTCATCGACGCCCTGGTCGCGATGGCGACCGACCGGACACGCGGTTGGTGGGAGGAGTACCGGGGCCTGCTGCCCACATCGTTCCTGGACCTCTCCGAGCTGAACCACCACGCTTCGTTCCGGCGCGATGTCGCGATCCTGTACGTACCCGGCCTGCTGCAGACCGAGGACTACGCCCGAGGCGTCTTTTCGGGCAGGGTGCCCGAACTCACCGATGACGAGCTCGAGTTGCGCGTCCGCCACCGAATGGCGTGCCAGGAGATCACCGTCCCGTACGAGTTGGTGATCCACGAGTCGGCCCTACGAATCAGGGTCAGTAACCGCGCCGCCTCCCGGGCTCAACTCGCCAGGCTCCTGGAGCTCTCCGAAGCGGGCAACATCACCGTGCGTGTCATCCCCTTCGACCTGGACGACTTCGCCAGAGCCGCCAGCACCATGACGTACGTGGGTGGCCCCGCAGCCAAGCTGGACACAGTGGTGCGTGACGTACCCCATGGCTCGGCCTTCATCGACTCCGAAGCACAGCTCAGTGCCTTTCGAACTCGCTTCCGTAAGGTGGAAGCTGCGTCACTCGATCCCGAGCGGTCGCGTGACTTCATCAATCGGCTGGCGAAAGAGCTGTGA